A single window of Arvicanthis niloticus isolate mArvNil1 chromosome 20, mArvNil1.pat.X, whole genome shotgun sequence DNA harbors:
- the Agpat3 gene encoding 1-acyl-sn-glycerol-3-phosphate acyltransferase gamma: MGLLAYLKTQFVVHLLIGFVFVVSGLIINFTQLCTLALWPISKHLYRRINCRLSYSLWSQLVMLLEWWSCTECTLFTDQATVDHFGKEHVVVILNHNFEIDFLCGWTMCERFGVLGSSKVLAKRELLYVPLIGWTWYFLEIVFCKRKWEEDRDTVIEGLKRLANYPEYMWFLLYCEGTRFTETKHRISMEVAASKGLPPLKYHLLPRTKGFTTAVQCLRGTVAAIYDVTLNFRGNKNPSLLGILYGKKYEADMCVRRFPLEDIPADETGAAQWLHKLYQEKDALQEMYKQTGVFPGEQIKPARRPWTLLNFLCWATILLSPLFSFVLGVFASGSPLLILTFLGFVGAASFGVRRLIGVTEIEKGSSYGNQELKKKE; encoded by the exons ATGGGCCTGCTTgcctacctgaagacccagttcgTGGTGCACCTGCTCATTGGCTTCGTCTTCGTGGTGAGTGGGTTGATTATCAACTTCACCCAGCTGTGCACACTGGCTCTCTGGCCCATCAGCAAGCACCTGTACCGCCGCATCAACTGCCGCCTGTCCTACTCGCTCTGGAGCC AGCTGGTCATGCTCCTGGAGTGGTGGTCCTGCACGGAGTGCACTCTCTTCACCGATCAGGCCACCGTGGACCACTTTGGGAAGGAGCACGTGGTTGTTATCCTCAACCACAACTTCGAGATCGACTTCCTTTGTGGGTGGACCATGTGCGAGCGGTTTGGCGTGCTGGGG AGCTCCAAGGTGCTGGCTAAGAGGGAGCTGCTGTATGTGCCACTCATCGGCTGGACGTGGTACTTCCTAGAGATCGTATTCTGCAAACGGAAGTGGGAAGAAGATCGGGACACTGTCATAGAGGGACTGAAGCGCTTGGCTAACTACCCAGAATACATGTGG TTTCTCCTGTACTGCGAAGGAACACGCTTCACAGAGACCAAGCATCGCATCAGCATGGAGGTGGCTGCCTCCAAGGGGCTGCCCCCACTCAAGTACCATCTGCTGCCCCGGACCAAGGGTTTTACCACTGCAGTCCAGTGCCTCCGGGGGACAG TTGCAGCTATCTATGACGTGACCCTGAACTTCAGAGGGAACAAGAACCCATCTCTACTGGGGATCTTGTATGGAAAGAAATATGAGGCAGACATGTGCGTGAG GAGGTTCCCCCTGGAAGACATCCCAGCAGATGAGACCGGCGCGGCCCAGTGGCTTCACAAGCTGTACCAGGAGAAG gatgccctgcaAGAGATGTACAAGCAGACCGGTGTATTCCCAGGGGAGCAGATCAAGCCTGCCCGAAGGCCGTGGACCCTCCTGAACTTCCTGTGCTGGGCCAccatcctcctctctcccctcttcagCTTCGTCCTGGGCGTCTTTGCCAGTGGATCCCCGCTCCTCATTCTGACGTTCTTGGGGTTTGTGGGAGCAG CTTCCTTTGGAGTCCGGAGACTGATAGGAGTGACTGAGATAGAGAAAGGCTCCAGCTACGGCAACCAAGAGCTTAAGAAAAAGGAGTAA